ggagcgggagtcattctgaatgggagcggtacaggagagggagtcattctgaatgggagtggtacaggagcaggagtcattctgaatgggagcggtacaggagcgggagtcattctgaatgggagcggtacaggagcaggagtcattctgaatgggagcggtacaggagcaggagtcattctgaatgggagtggtacaggagctggagtcattctgaatgggagcggtacaggagcaggagtcattctgaattggagcggtacaggagcaggagtcattctgaatgggagtggtacaggagcaggagtcattctgaattggagcggtacaggagcaggagtcattctgaatgggagaggtacaggagcaggagtcattctgaatgggagaggtacaggagcaggagtcattctgaatgggagtggtacaggagcaggagtcattctgaatgggagcgggacaggagcaggagtcattctgaatgggagcggtacaggagcaggagtcattctgaatgggagcggtacaggagctggagtcattctgaattggagcggtacaggagcaggagtcattctgaatgggagcggtacaggagcaggagtcattctgaatgggagtggtacaggagcaggagtcattctgaatgggagcggtacaggagcaggagtcattctgaatgggagtggtacaggagcaggagtcattctgaatgggagcggtacaggagcgggagtcattctgaatgggagtggtacaggagcaggagtcattctgaatgggagcggtacaggagcaggaATCATTCTGAATtggagcggtacaggagcaggagtcattctgaattggagcggtacaggagcacgagtcattctgaatgggagaggtacaggagcaggagtcattctgaattggagcggtacaggagcacgagtcattctgaatgggagtggtacaggagcaggagtcattctgaatgggagaggtacaggagcaggagtcattctgaattggagcggtacaggagcaggagtcattctgaatgggagaggtacaggagcaggagtcattctgaatgggagcggtacaggagcaggagtcattctgaatgggagcggtacaggagcaggagtcattctgaatgtgAGCGGGATgggagcaggagtcattctgaatgggagcagtacaggagcgggagtcattctgaatgggagtggtacaggagcgggagtcattctgaatgggagcgatacaggagcaggagtcattctgaatgggagcgatacaggagcaggagtcattctgaatgggagcggtacaggagcaggagtcattctgaatgggagcgatacaggagcaggagtcattctgaatgggagcggtaGAGGAGCAGAaatcattctgaatgggaggggtagaggagcaggagtcattctgaattgGAGCtgtacaggagcaggagtcattctgaatgggagtggtacaggagcaggagtcattctgaatgggagcgatacaggagcaggagtcattctgaatgggagcggtacaggagcaggagtcattctgaatgggagtggtacaggagcgggagtcattctgaatgggagcgatacaggagcaggagtcattctgaatgggagcggtacaggagcaggagtcattctgaatgggagcgatacaggagcaggagtcattctgaatgggagcggtaGAGGAGCAGAaatcattctgaatgggaggggtagaggagcaggagtcattctgaatgggagcggtacaggagcaggagtcattctgaatgggagtggtacaggagcaggagtcattctgaattgGAGCtgtacaggagcaggagtcattctgaatgggagcggtacaggagcaggagtcattctgaatgggagcggtacaggagcaggagtcattctgaatgggagcagtacaggagcgggagtcattctgaatgggagtggtacaggagcaggagtcattctgaatgggagcggtacaggagcgggagtcattctgaatgggagcggtacaggagcaggaATCATTCTGAATtggagcggtacaggagcaggagtcattctgaattggagcggtacaggagcaggagtcattctgaatgggagaggtacaggagcaggagtcattctgaatgggagtggtacaggagcaggagtcattctgaatgggagtggtacaggagcgggagtcattctgaatgggagtggtacaggagcaggagtcattctgaattggagcggtacaggagcaggagtcattctgaatgggagaggtacaggagcaggagtcattctgaatgggagcggtacaggagcaggagtcattctgaatgggagcggtacaggagcaggagtcattctgaatgggagcggtacaggagcaggagtcattctgaatgggagcggtaGAGGAGCAGAaatcattctgaatgggagggGTAGAGGAGCAGAaatcattctgaatgggagtggtacaggagcgggagtcattctgaatgggagcagtacaggagcaggagtcattctgaatgggagtggtacaggagcaggagtcattctgaatgggagcgatacaggagcaggagtcattctgaatgggagcggtacaggagcaggagtcattctgaatgggagcagtacaggagcgggagtcattctgaatgggagtggtacaggagcgggagtcattctgaatgggagcgatacaggagcaggagtcattctgaatgggagcggtacaggagcaggagtcattctgaatgggagcggtacaggagcaggagtcattctgaatgcgAGCGGGATgggagcaggagtcattctgaatgggagcagtacaggagcgggagtcattctgaatgggagtggtacaggagcgggagtcattctgaatgggagtggtacaggagcaggagtcattctgaatgggagcagtacaggagcgggagtcattctgaatgggagcgatacaggagcaggagtcattctgaatgggagcgatacaggagcaggagtcattctgaatgggagtggtacaggagcaggagtcattctgaatgggagtggtacaggagcaggagtcattctgaatgggagcggtacaggagcaggagtcattctgaattgGAGCtgtacaggagcaggagtcattctgaatgggagtggtacaggagcaggagtcattctgaatgggagcgatacaggagcaggagtcattctgaatgggagtggtacaggagcaggagtcattctgaatgggagtggtacaggagcaggagtcattctgaatgggagcgatacaggagcaggagtcattctgaatgggagtggtacaggagcaggagtcattctgaatgggagtggtacaggagcaggagtcattccgaatgggagcggtacaggagcaggagtcattctgaatgggagcagTACAGGAGCTGGAGTCATTCCgaatgggagcggtacaggagcaggagtcattccgaatgggagcggtacaggagcaggagtcattctgaatgggagtggtacaggagcaggagtcattctgaatgggagcagTACAGGAGctggagtcattctgaatgggagcggtacaggagcaggagtcattctgaatgggagcggtacaggagcaggagtcattctgaatgggagtggtacaggagcaggagtcattctgaatgggagtggtacaggagcaggagtcattctgaatgggagtggTACAGgggcaggagtcattctgaatgggagcggtacaggagcaggagtcattctcaatgggagcggtacaggagcaggagtcattctgaatgggagtggTACAGgggcaggagtcattctgaatgggagcggtacaggagcaggagtcattctcaatgggagcggtacaggagcaggagtcattctcaatgggagcgggagtcattctgaatgggagcgggacaggagcaggagtcattctgaatgggagcggtacaggagcaggagtcattctgaatgggagcggtacaggagcaggagtcattctgaatgcgAGCGGGATgggagcaggagtcattctgaatgggagcggtacaggagcaggagtcattctgaatgggagcgggATGGGAGCAGGAGTCATTTTACCGGGATTGGGACGggacacacatttttttctgtgggaGTGGGATGGGACAGGAGTGAAAATCCACTCCCACGTCACTCTCTAGTGAGTAGCTTACACTGAAACTCTGATATTTACCTGTCTTATTTCCCAGCCATTGACCTGGTGGGCTTGTGGTGGGAGATGAAACACATCATAGTAGAAGACCCCGCCCAGAGGTGTGTACTGCATTAAGTCAACCACGCCTTGGTTTAGCTTCGTCTGCTGCACAGAGGATGAAATCAAGTCACCCTCtgctgaagaaagaaaaaaatagtgtcatttgaatgttttcttatCCTCTAAATGATGCACTCCAATATTTACACTCACTGATGTAGACAAAACTTACTCTACATTACTGAAAACATGAATATTTTGCGTTAGCTGTTGCACAGATCTGTCAAATGACTTTTAGAGACAACATCTTCCAACGTACCACCAAGTGCCTCAATCTGTGTTTGTATCTGGCTCCCTCTGCCTCCCACAGACTGGGCACTGTCACTCCTTGTCTTTAAACTGGCCTCACTCTGTGcgatacagtacatatacaatGAGAATTAACAACATACTGAAGTAACCAAACCTAAACAAGCAGCATCACCCTTACCTTTCTCCCTTCAAGCCCCTGGATGGACTGCACCTCTTCGTCTTCTCCCTCTTGCTTTGCCTCACTACCTTCCttcacttcctcttcttctttagtCTCCTCCTGCTCAGGTTCATCCACGTCTGCTGGAACATCCTCGTCCCCTGCCAGAGACCTGGGACCAAACagaacacacagcagagagagaaggattAGTGTTACCAGCATTATTACATCAGAAGAAGTATttgtagtattagtagtatttAAGATTCGTACCTGtagctggctgtgtgtgttcTCAGGTGAGTCATGCGGGCCAGTATGGACAGGTGATCATAATGTGTGTGGAGGATCCGGACGGCAATATTGCTCACAGCCAGCTGTTTGGGAAGCTCAAAGCCAAGGCCTGTTTCTTCAAAGGTTAAACCTTTAAACCTGAGTGGTCCAGTTACAAGAGAAGAATGGAACCAAAGCCATACTTTCAAAACAGTATGCATACAATGTGACCACACCACTTTTCATAAAACTGCACCTTGGTTTTAGGGCACCACTGGCCTTGCAGTCTAAGTGCACACCCCATAtacgtacagaggctatagccctcatcgcagagatcgcaggttcgattctgtcctcaaccatttgctgcatgtcttccccctctctctactccccacatttcctgtctctgttcagctgtcctatcaataaaggcgaacATGCCCAAATATATGACTTATAAAAACAACACCTGCACCTTGATTTCTGATTCCACTGCACTGGTGTCTACATCTTCAATGATTACTTGGTCAATGTGATAAATTCTGCACTACATAGGCTCATAAGatacaagaacaaaaacatgctaACTAACAATGGCTTGATTACCTCACTCTTTCATTGCCACATGAgctgatttatttataattaaagCCCTATATAACAGATCTCCTACAAACCTTGGATTCTTCTTGAGGTTGGCCCAGAGACACAGTGTAATGTTGTCATCTTTGACTACAGTCTGCATGTTGCCTGTCTCTGTGTCAATGTTTGCACTGGCCTTCTATGTTAAGgaagacaaaacacaacaattaaGAGGGAttcaaaaaatatattacatGCCTCAGACAGGCCGCATGGTGgtgaaggttcctggttcaaatccccggtcAGGCAGGTGCCTCTTTGCGTGgattttgcatgttctccccgtgcatgcatgggttcccTCTGGGTACTGGAGTTTCCTCCCACAGACCAAAAATATACTCACCAAGtgaattggtcactctaaacttcccgtaggtgtgagtgtgtgtgtgaatggttgtctgtctgtccatgttcgccctgtgataggttggcgacctgtccagggtgtaccctgctttCCGCCcaatgtcagctgggattggctccagcccccacGACCCCGAACGGGATAAGTGGTTGAGGTAATGGATGGATGCCTCGGACATTGCAAAGTACAAAACAAAGCTCCACCCCTGTAACCTCATTGGCCACCGTGAAATCCTAAagcatgattggctatttgcctttgTCATAGGCAGCacttacatttaaatcaaatatctGGGTTGTGTTTCAACAGGCTGCAAGTAgcttttttgcatttcaatgtgaAACCTTTTCCTTTGTTGGTCCTTTGAATTGTCAGTTTGGACTGAATAATGAAGTTCAGCAGATTTCaatgttgccactctgttgAGTTACCTTTTAAAAGTTAAGAGCTACATACAAGAACATAACATGTTGAGGCTTTTAAGAAACACCTCAAACCTACTTTTATTCCATTGCTTTAATAATGTTTGACCTGTTGAAatctgtttctatttttacattgtattctttttttctgtagttTTTACTCTATACTGTatactgtctgtttttatgctggctgtgtacagtcatggccaaaagttttgagaatgacacaaatattacattttcacaaagtctgctgcttcagggtttttaggtgtttttgtcagatgtttctatggtataatgaaatacaattagaagcatttcataagtatcaaaagcttttattgagaattacacagaattcatgcaataagtcaatatttgcagtgttgacccttctttttcaagacctctgcaattctccctggcatgctgtcaatcaacttctggaccaaatcctgactgatggcagtccattcttgcataatcaatgcttggagtttgtcagaatttgtgggtttttgattttccacccgcctcttgaggattgaccacaagttctcaatgggattaagatctggggagtttcctggccaagggcccaaaatcttaatgttttgttccccgagccattttgttatgacttttgctttatggcaaggtgctccatcatgctggaaaaggcattcttcatcaccaaactgcccttggatggttgggagaagttgctctcggaggacgttctggtaccattctttattcatggctgtgtttttaggcaagccaaacaatgggaaaggggattcatcagagaaaatgactttaccccagtcctcagcagtccagtccctgtaccttctgcagaatatcagtctgtccctgatttttttactggagagaagtggcttctttgctgccctccttgacaccaggccttcctccaaaagtcttcgcctcactgtgcgtgcagatgcactcacacctgcctgctgccattcctgagcaagctctgcactggtggtggcccgatcccgcagctgtaacaccttcaggagacggtcctggcgcttgctggactttcttgggcgcctgtttggcaacaattgaacctctctccttgaagttcttgataattggatagacggttgactgaggtgcaatcttactcgctgctataaacttccctgttaggccctttttgtgcaatgcaatgatggctgcacgtgtttccttgcaggtaaccatggctaacagatgaggaacaatggtgtcatgcaccatcttccttttaaagtgtccagtcactcaatcatgacagattgatcgccagccttgtcctcatcaacacccacacctgtgttaatgtgtgtgacacctgtgtgtcattgaaatgatgttagctggtccttttgtggcagggctgaaatgcagtggaaatgtgtttttggtgataaagttcattttcaaggcaaagagggactttgcaattaattgcagttgagctgatcactcctcataacattctggagtatatgcaaattgccattataaaaactgaagcagcagactttgtgaaaatgaatggtTGTGTCATTCtgaaaacttttggccatgactgtatagcCTGACTGTTCCTGTGAAGCACCTCGGTGCAGAACGTGTTTTGCTTTTAAGGTGCTAAATAAATGAGGtaaacttaaacttaaacaTAACATTCTGTAGATGGCTTTAtttcagaagttaaagtagTGATTAATCTGAGATAACGCTCCTAGGTTTGGAGAAAGCCCCTAATGTTCaccacgcctggccacccctgcaAAAAGTCTGCGCCCCAGTTTGACCAGCCCAGTCAGAAAAAATAAGGCTTGCTCTGCCATTGCAGCAGTGTATAAGCACAGTGTAAAACAATACCTATTGTACCTTGAGGATCTCCTCAGTGGTGAGCTGGTGTTTGGAGTGAATTAGCTCCTGCAAACTGATGAGTGTTTCCTGATACTTGTGGCCCTCTTGTGGATCTGTAACATCTCTGAGCAGACCTTCCAGCTCCTCCACCAGCTACAAGAGACAACATTCATTAGCACATagttttgacttcacttttaGTCCTTCTCTTTCAGGTAGATTGATATTGCAATCACAACATTTGAAGACATACTGAAATGCATAGGCTTTCTGTATAGTGTTCAAAAGTCATAGTGTTCATCTTGATGACCCATTCTTACTTGACAAAGTTTGGATTTTGTAGCCATGTTGTAGAACATATGAGTCATTAATGATAAGACAAAGCAGGCTACATGTCAGATTTGCATTATGTCTTAGTGGAACAGCACACAGGATGTAGGTGAGGATTTCAATGATtacaaacagataaaaacttCAAGTTTAATAGCGCAGAATAGAGGTATTATTTCTAAGCAACCCCTTTGATCGATATGTTAACTGATCATTACAAGTGGAGTCCATTTACTTTTCACTGATTTATCCACTAAGCTTATATACATCAAGATCAAATACAAACCTGCAGAGCCACACTGCATTGCTTGAGCACGAGTGTGATGTCCACATGTGGGTCATCCCTCCATAAGCTGATATATGTGTTAATATCCTTCTGTACCGCGGGGTCTGGGATACCATCACAACGCATGTATTTCTCCCactgcacacaaacaacatgATAAGGGTAAATGCACTGCAGATATCAGATGTCAGGGCTGCTTGAGGGGTAAGGTTATTGGaatgtcagtcagtcagcataTAGTAATTCAGTTagatactgaagttgtatttttcttCAAATGTTATTAAATATTCTTCTTTCTCTATCTTAACAGTTCAGTAAGATGGGAACACTAACTTTGGCTGTCTCGAAAGCATCTGCTTTCCATGTTGTTACTGCAGTATGATTCTCCTCCAGTAGATGGCGCAGTTCATTCAGCTCATCTTCTCTGCGCTCTAGGTCCTGTCAGCAAAAGACCACCATGGAAATGTTAAGTTATGTATCTTAGTAGTTACAGTTCAGGTCTTCAATTAATACGTTTGATTAAGTTAGACTATATCCTCTGACAGGAGAGCCTTACCTTTGACTCAAGCCTTTCAAGctccttctcctttctttctctttccaatctctcctgctcttctttctctgcTTGTACACGTGCGTCTTCTGCGTGACAAAAGCAAATGTAGTGTTGGCctacatttctacattttgacataaagaggcagttAGTTATATCAGTCTGAATGAATAGTCACAGATAAGATTCTGGTTGACCTTCCTCTTgcagtctcctctcctcttcatcttggAGTTTCTTCGCCTTCTGTGCTTTTGTCAGCTTCCGTCCTTTTTTGGATGACTTGAAACCAGAAACCAGTACATATTATTTAACATGGGTAGTTCCCCACAGGATAAAACAGAAtgacaaagtaaagaaagagtCAATGCAAGAATTCAAGGCATAGGGCAAGacctttgtaaaataaaataaaataaataagtaacaaattaataataataatagaaataataaaaataaaataaaatgaataagtaacaaattaataataataataaaaaataaaaataaaataaaaaataaaataaaataaaataaataattaataaatgtataatataataaaaaaattaaaattaaattaaaataaaagtaaaataaaataataataatactatgtaaagttaagaacatgatatgttaaataacaatactaataataataataataataataataataataaaaaaagttgctgaatgaactgaggaaacgttATCATGATATCTTACTGaaaaaacactggaggtaaaataagacgTTGAAACTCgcccaaataaaacaaatgactAAGATAAAGAAACACCGAATGATTAAAGTAAATAGACTACGAtgctacactaaaagtaaaacagaataaaatattaaaatgctgaaaggtaatctgtaaaaatcataaaatgataAGATCTAATTAATTACTgaatagaaaatgaaataatccacaataagttaaagaaaataaataaaacaaattagtTGAATTAATATTGTATATGGGTCGTTGACAAATAAGCCTCAAAAaagtagttttgttttttttaagtatttccagaatggttgctgtcgtggaattttcatagtcttatatatatgtatgtaaaaatgtttaactattgtattctttcagtctaaatgtcatgtttagagtaacttgtttcctatgtcatctgttacgggcgagatcgtgtcagggtagtagtcaaggtctctccccctgctcctgtctttatctatgtgttatggtcgacttactgtctccagaactagagcacagctcttcttcctacttgttgtgttcctattgtccaaacatggttatctaactttagtgtcgtcttcagagcgaataaataccatgccaagggttttgtctggcagaactgacttggcattgcactgcactctcctgcctgtgtactgttgtgttatttctccttgatcaagttctacataaactatttcaacgtaagccatcagagtctcctgagtcttctgtgtccagtttgttgctgaattccatcacagttGCAATGCGTATTTTTCTGTCTGGAATAATGTGTTCAAACAAGGCTTGTCTGAACACATTacgtttttttaagtgtttaaatagtttgggtttttttaccctttttttttaacttgaacacccaaaaaatgtcaggCGGCTCAACCAGATATATGTCCAAATATATGAACTCAcctatcatttattctaactgaaAGTTTCAGGAAGTATCCTTTAGAGTGGTTACAGTGCTCTACATATTTGTACTTTGtgagtatatatttttttacaatatattaggatttttgcattctattggccaggtataaaatataatttttacagATTTGGGTTGGTTATaccacctgacatggaaagtgttaccgtccacctataagttgatcaaagcttttctattattatttaagagacatctacaaaccttttaactcagccaCGACAATTAGTAGGGTCCTCTGAATGATTTAATATGTTGAAGTCCATTATaacttactttcaaaataaaagctccatgaGTACAGTGGTACCAAcctgacatttgagaacatgcaaattgctGGACAAAATAACCTAGGTGCCTTTAAACTATTCATATGTATGAAATCATATTTATTTCAAAGCTattatatgtaaaatcatgccatggtgttttaatttgaatttattattataaaaatacattttttttatagtgttttaagtcagttcacttgctCGGACGGGTgagatacttcaaaataaaataaatctcaatatttgaatgtactGAAATTGTATTCATAATAAACAGATTTGATAGAATCAATTGATGTATGTCTTCAAAATAACAAATTCTGACATATGGGTCATGTCAATGACAATGACATGTCAATGACCCATATGTggatttaataatttaaaataagacagtgtaaaaagtgactacaatctgaactagataatagatgaataaatgaagatagatatagatagatagaaacttaaaccatgagcggtgggaCTCTTTATCCAACAACAACCTGCTAACttaacattatcccttacatgagactaaagcgagactaaaaaggaaGCTCTTGAGTTACTTTTCAAAATGTTAGTGCTCTCTAATACTAACATTAAAGTAAAGACAAAGAACTGCACAGAACTTAAGAGATGAGCTTTGACTTATTAATATTCTGTGCTAACTTTAGTTACAGCCTGTTGAACTTTAGTGGAGTAAGATACTTGGATCCATATTTTGGGTATTATTTATCAATAATAAACAGTAACTTTGACTAATATGAAGcctgtgtttttgaaacattcaaTATGATATCATTTAGACCAtaaattatgtgtttaactCGCCAAAATGATCAAACTTACCATGTTTAATATTGTAAAGCTGTAGAGCGTCCGGGTAACCATAGAAACTCTGACGCATGCGCGTTGTCTGTTTGTATTTACGACAGAATGAAGCGACGTACGACAGTACGGAGACCTGGAGCAGTCAATATTAGTCTAAGGACAAAGAAGAGGTTTCTTCATTCCCTCCTTTCTTCAAACAGCACCACCAGAGTAAATGAACTTAACGAACCCCGTCAGAATGTGAATGCAGATTCATGAGGTTATATGTCGCCTCTGGGAGAAACATAGTGTGTGAAATGCTAAGTAGCAAACAAGCTAATACCAGACTGCTGTCTTTGGGGCTAATTCTGTAGTTCGTCTGACAGTAGTCCTccacatgtttctgtttctcctgTCATGTAAAAGTAATGTTT
Above is a genomic segment from Notolabrus celidotus isolate fNotCel1 chromosome 21, fNotCel1.pri, whole genome shotgun sequence containing:
- the cfap94 gene encoding protein CASC1 isoform X1, coding for MVTRTLYSFTILNMSSKKGRKLTKAQKAKKLQDEEERRLQEEEDARVQAEKEEQERLERERKEKELERLESKDLERREDELNELRHLLEENHTAVTTWKADAFETAKWEKYMRCDGIPDPAVQKDINTYISLWRDDPHVDITLVLKQCSVALQLVEELEGLLRDVTDPQEGHKYQETLISLQELIHSKHQLTTEEILKKASANIDTETGNMQTVVKDDNITLCLWANLKKNPRFKGLTFEETGLGFELPKQLAVSNIAVRILHTHYDHLSILARMTHLRTHTASYRSLAGDEDVPADVDEPEQEETKEEEEVKEGSEAKQEGEDEEVQSIQGLEGRKSEASLKTRSDSAQSVGGRGSQIQTQIEALGAEGDLISSSVQQTKLNQGVVDLMQYTPLGGVFYYDVFHLPPQAHQVNGWEIRQLLDKGLQVFPYPVQSSTSDENDALTCPPVGVTVTLPESVVFLETPQVAHWDVAEKQWRMDGITDVSYEEAEAKISFKMDSFQAFVLMQETYVNFPFQRWELRPLEQNSALLTVNGALIDISITIQGDQCMLQSELEKGLCHLKGKWMSGPTLQRAMLNAGVNIFGNEYTEKFVSTSSKDPLIEHAAYEQMALFASACAFSWSKWNAKCGAEHLVIQVCEHHGPDPVPRDSWRLYLLGAQRFQKLEITERSEAFSPDHSPGSEFHSTFIHMLQDDMSADGKRESNNLFVDTVQSLLCATRPLMYS
- the cfap94 gene encoding protein CASC1 isoform X2, which gives rise to MVTRTLYSFTILNMSSKKGRKLTKAQKAKKLQDEEERRLQEEEDARVQAEKEEQERLERERKEKELERLESKDLERREDELNELRHLLEENHTAVTTWKADAFETAKWEKYMRCDGIPDPAVQKDINTYISLWRDDPHVDITLVLKQCSVALQLVEELEGLLRDVTDPQEGHKYQETLISLQELIHSKHQLTTEEILKKASANIDTETGNMQTVVKDDNITLCLWANLKKNPRFKGLTFEETGLGFELPKQLAVSNIAVRILHTHYDHLSILARMTHLRTHTASYRSLAGDEDVPADVDEPEQEETKEEEEVKEGSEAKQEGEDEEVQSIQGLEGRKSEASLKTRSDSAQSVGGRGSQIQTQIEALGEGDLISSSVQQTKLNQGVVDLMQYTPLGGVFYYDVFHLPPQAHQVNGWEIRQLLDKGLQVFPYPVQSSTSDENDALTCPPVGVTVTLPESVVFLETPQVAHWDVAEKQWRMDGITDVSYEEAEAKISFKMDSFQAFVLMQETYVNFPFQRWELRPLEQNSALLTVNGALIDISITIQGDQCMLQSELEKGLCHLKGKWMSGPTLQRAMLNAGVNIFGNEYTEKFVSTSSKDPLIEHAAYEQMALFASACAFSWSKWNAKCGAEHLVIQVCEHHGPDPVPRDSWRLYLLGAQRFQKLEITERSEAFSPDHSPGSEFHSTFIHMLQDDMSADGKRESNNLFVDTVQSLLCATRPLMYS